In Hydractinia symbiolongicarpus strain clone_291-10 chromosome 13, HSymV2.1, whole genome shotgun sequence, a single genomic region encodes these proteins:
- the LOC130624128 gene encoding somatostatin receptor type 2-like yields the protein MSNKTHIAYDVLLIPDIHRVVLTIAYSIVAALGVPANLMILIIIIWNKKLRQLPLNQYIVTLAFTDLLTCGISAPFYIFSLNVVPNSDVLQNGVLCKGFLTVTYSTGMLTVSALAALSMDRWLAIIKPYIYCKYITSEKVCILNICLLLQVILTMLPATIIKGYIVNNNVQGLVCIFRTDGTNIVYSSYVIAVNVVLPLLAITLCNTVVFKVAREQYKKIKVDGTQQQENISKCAPSVIANFSEVESVKNVYMSLNQGENQNNSRNEIKIKNATCFEITHFIQGLCTNDKATSSTAILSAANQNFHNRKAFKEQKSKNKEKDLKSSISRFKFQYRIYISTLSMIILLFIFWSPFPVIRVLERLGYNEQMTQYGFLYSTLGTTILSLINPFVIFITRREFQKYTCFKRKITTR from the coding sequence atgtcAAATAAAACACACATTGCATATGACGTTCTTCTCATACCAGATATTCATCGCGTAGTATTAACTATCGCGTACAGTATTGTCGCTGCACTTGGTGTACCAGCAAATCTTATGATCTTGATAATTATTAtttggaataaaaaattgcGTCAGTTACCATTAAATCAGTATATAGTGACATTAGCATTCACAGATCTTTTAACATGTGGAATTTCAGCGCCATTTTATATATTCAGTTTAAATGTTGTACCGAATTCTGATGTTTTACAAAATGGAGTGTTATGTAAAGGATTTTTGACTGTTACTTATTCAACTGGAATGCTTACTGTATCAGCGTTAGCTGCGTTAAGCATGGACCGTTGGTTAGCGATAATCAAGCCGTACATATATTGTAAATATATCACAAGCGAAAAAGTGTGCATTTTAAACATATGCCTTCTTTTACAAGTTATTCTAACGATGTTGCCTGCTACGATCATAAAGGGGTACATTGTAAACAATAATGTTCAAGGTTTAGTTTGTATATTTCGAACTGACGGCACGAACATCGTTTATTCAAGCTATGTCATTGCTGTTAATGTTGTACTGCCATTGTTGGCAATTACACTATGCAATACAGTtgtatttaaagtggctagagaacagtacaaaaaaataaaggttGATGGGACACAACAACAGGAAAATATATCAAAATGTGCCCCGAGTGTTATAGCAAATTTCAGTGAGGTGGAAagtgtcaaaaatgtttacatgtcTCTTAATCAAGGTGAGAATCAAAATAACTCtcgtaatgaaataaaaataaagaatgcaACATGCTTTGAAATCACGCATTTCATACAGGGTTTATGTACGAACGATAAAGCAACGTCGTCAACTGCAATTTTGAGTGCAgcaaatcaaaattttcataACAGGAAAGCATTTAAGGagcaaaaatcaaaaaacaaagaaaaagatttaaaaagttCAATCTCCCGTTTTAAGTTTCAATATCGAATTTACATTTCAACTTTATCCATGATTATTCTACTTTTCATATTTTGGTCTCCATTTCCAGTTATCCGAGTACTAGAAAGGCTGGGTTACAATGAGCAGATGACACAATATGGTTTCTTATATAGTACACTGGGTACCACGATATTATCGTTAATAAAtccatttgttatttttattactagAAGAGAATTTCAAAAATACACATGTTTCAAGCGAAAAATAACAACAAGATAA